Proteins encoded in a region of the Chryseobacterium piperi genome:
- a CDS encoding non-ribosomal peptide synthetase, with amino-acid sequence MTDNQLVSTIFWRNKIRDKEAIIFSGKTSFFYKTEVAKENLEDFLKISKNSSLSKFTIISSTFSFLVKKYFENFQNIIKIYPSNSINLEVPILLEVEDNDSKTFKERIQNTAKEIKDAVSCKDYNITELNLELFSNFSIQFEQSVDDCKDDISLLYQENDDEMIFTVTYSQHYPKYVIESFLKNLTNILCSYQLLLDINVHKYLLVNHKELNQILVDFNKTKKKYPRDKTIVLMFEEQVIKTPENIVVVFEDRKLTYRELNERSNQVAHYIREKYAIESGQIIATLLPKSIDLLISLLAIEKLGCIYLPIDINYPKDRIDYILKDSKAKILLSEKEVLQALNIQQPYTSIKSGEIQFASTNNINVEIKPNDVAYLIYTSGSTGKPKGVLVEHHSNINMSLDQIRIFEVSSEDKIIWFASVAFDASISEIIMCLYSGATLCIPTEEEQKDKDKFVSFLKETESTIVTFPPSYLEILSNEDVKTLKKIITAGESANPLKAKEIVKNGISYYNAYGPTEYSVCTSIFKLERNDTYVNIPIGTPISNTQAYILDDTLNIVPVGVSGKLYVSGVGLSRGYLNKPELTAEKFIDNPFEEGTKMYDTGDLARWLPDGNIEYLGRNDFQVKIRGYRIELGEVETHINQFNTAIKQVVADAKEVNGEKVLVAYYVKSKEANIDKIELREYLQGKLPEYMVPGFLVELDSIPLTPNGKIDRKALPCVTGEDLIRREYVAPRNEIEEKLVEIWQEVLGVDKVGITDNFFELGGHSLMVAQILNRIHQNLSMRVSFKNFFVFPTIEGITKNLTGKEYTPIPKASQQENYPLAPSQQRLWVLSQLEGGSKAYNMPAVVILRGEFNKAYFKKAFQSLIDRHEILRTSFKSDKGTGEIRQYITPKEEIHFTIEVLDFIDKSESEVEDYLHSANNEAFNLEESPLVRAFLLKRGSEEYLFFLSMHHIIGDGWSTEVLISEVVNNYNKLLKECNKEEGIISSNGEKEKAPLAIQYKDYAVWLQEEIKGDEYRNAEAYWLNQFDGQLPVLELPSYKTRPLIQTYNGNNINHLFSREFTEKLKQYSEKHGVTLFITLMAGIKTLLYRYTGQDDIIVGTPIAGREHPDLENQIGLYLNTLAIRTRLEEHNTFESVLTKEKEILLSAYEHQLYPFDELVSKLNIKRDTSRSALFDVLVVFQNQTQLHLGNTQNNINGLQVEKYGYHRKTSQFDISYMFEEDGGQLSLTIEYNTDIYDDFLIKRMFSHFEKLLRVIVDNSTKEIFIEDIDFLTRKESYELLYEFNDTKIDYPSDKTIVGLFEEQVEKTPRSVAIVFENKELTYWELNEHSNQLGDYLRKSYHIKPDDLVAIKLERSEQMIFVIWGILKSGAAYVPIDPEYPTERIEYIEQDANAKVTIDEAFLKSYQKELEKSENIYTKENVPIISRPDSLVYVIYTSGTTGQPKGVLIENHSLINRLVWMQKAYSLTSEDTLIQKTTYSFDVSVWELLWWGIYGAKLSVLTSKHEKSPFDIIENIYKNKVTVIHFVPSMLMRFLIYLDSNNKFIKKIDSLQQVFVSGEALTIPQRDLFYKILPNTSLINLYGPTEASIDVSYYDCSDFNSGISIPIGKPIDNISLYILDSKLQIKEHGSFGKLYIAGVGLSRGYLNKPELTAEKFIDNPFEEGTKMYDTGDLARWLPDGNIEYLGRNDFQVKIRGYRIELGEVETHINQFNTAIKQVVADAKEVNGEKVLVAYYVKSKEANIDKIELREYLQGKLPEYMVPGFLVELDSIPLTPNGKIDRKALPCVTGEDLIRREYVAPRNEIEEKLVEIWQEVLGVDKVGITDNFFELGGHSLMAIKLTHSINEALKIDINVSQLFEHNTIQKTNNLISTLNLIHNLSHNQHEESESETFTI; translated from the coding sequence ATGACCGATAATCAATTAGTATCCACAATTTTTTGGAGAAATAAAATTAGGGATAAAGAAGCAATCATTTTTTCAGGAAAAACCTCTTTTTTTTATAAAACAGAAGTGGCAAAAGAAAACTTAGAAGATTTTCTTAAAATCTCAAAGAATAGTTCTTTATCAAAATTTACCATAATTTCATCGACCTTCTCTTTTCTCGTAAAAAAGTATTTTGAGAACTTTCAGAATATCATTAAAATATATCCTTCTAATTCTATCAATTTGGAAGTGCCTATATTATTGGAAGTTGAAGATAATGATTCTAAAACTTTTAAAGAGAGAATACAAAATACTGCAAAAGAGATTAAAGATGCAGTTTCCTGTAAAGATTATAATATAACGGAGCTAAATTTAGAGCTATTTTCAAATTTTTCAATTCAGTTTGAGCAAAGCGTAGACGATTGTAAAGATGATATTTCATTATTGTATCAAGAAAATGATGATGAAATGATTTTTACAGTTACTTATAGTCAACATTACCCAAAGTATGTCATAGAAAGTTTTTTGAAAAACCTCACAAATATACTTTGTTCTTATCAATTGTTGTTAGATATTAATGTTCATAAATATTTGCTAGTTAATCATAAAGAGCTGAACCAAATATTAGTTGACTTTAATAAGACTAAAAAAAAATATCCACGAGATAAAACTATTGTTTTGATGTTTGAAGAGCAGGTTATAAAAACCCCAGAAAACATAGTGGTAGTTTTTGAAGACAGAAAGCTTACTTACAGAGAGCTTAATGAGAGATCGAATCAGGTAGCTCATTATATAAGAGAAAAGTACGCTATTGAATCAGGGCAAATTATTGCTACATTGTTACCTAAGTCGATTGATCTCTTGATTTCGCTATTGGCAATTGAAAAATTAGGATGTATTTATTTACCGATTGACATTAATTATCCTAAGGATCGAATTGATTACATTTTAAAAGATAGTAAAGCGAAAATACTTTTAAGTGAAAAAGAAGTTCTTCAAGCATTAAACATTCAACAACCTTATACTTCTATAAAATCTGGGGAAATTCAATTTGCATCTACAAATAATATTAATGTTGAAATAAAACCCAATGATGTTGCATATTTAATATATACATCTGGATCTACTGGAAAACCAAAAGGTGTTTTAGTAGAACATCATAGTAATATCAATATGTCTTTGGATCAAATAAGGATATTTGAAGTTAGTTCTGAAGATAAAATTATATGGTTTGCTTCTGTAGCTTTTGATGCCTCTATTTCTGAAATAATAATGTGTCTTTATTCAGGTGCGACATTATGTATCCCAACTGAAGAAGAGCAGAAAGATAAAGATAAGTTTGTTTCATTTTTAAAGGAAACGGAATCTACTATTGTGACCTTTCCTCCTAGTTATTTAGAGATACTATCTAATGAAGATGTAAAAACCTTAAAAAAAATAATAACTGCAGGTGAATCGGCTAACCCGTTAAAAGCAAAAGAAATAGTTAAAAACGGAATAAGTTATTATAATGCCTATGGCCCAACAGAATACTCTGTATGTACAAGTATTTTCAAACTGGAGAGGAATGATACTTATGTAAATATTCCTATCGGAACTCCCATTAGTAATACGCAGGCATATATTCTAGATGATACTTTAAATATAGTTCCTGTAGGGGTAAGCGGTAAGCTCTACGTAAGTGGGGTCGGTTTATCCCGTGGCTACTTAAACAAACCGGAACTGACTGCTGAAAAGTTTATAGATAATCCTTTTGAAGAAGGAACTAAGATGTATGATACGGGAGACTTGGCACGATGGCTGCCAGATGGCAATATTGAATATCTCGGCAGAAACGATTTCCAAGTAAAGATAAGGGGGTACAGGATAGAGTTAGGTGAGGTAGAAACCCATATTAACCAGTTTAATACAGCTATTAAGCAAGTCGTTGCTGATGCTAAAGAAGTCAACGGAGAAAAAGTGCTGGTAGCTTATTATGTGAAGAGCAAGGAAGCAAACATAGACAAAATTGAACTGAGAGAGTATCTCCAGGGTAAGCTTCCTGAATATATGGTACCGGGGTTTTTAGTAGAGTTGGATAGTATCCCATTAACACCGAATGGTAAAATAGACCGTAAGGCATTGCCGTGTGTGACAGGTGAAGATTTAATCAGAAGAGAATATGTTGCTCCAAGGAATGAAATTGAGGAGAAACTTGTAGAGATCTGGCAGGAAGTATTGGGAGTAGATAAGGTAGGAATTACAGATAACTTTTTTGAACTTGGAGGGCATAGCTTAATGGTAGCCCAGATATTGAATAGAATCCACCAAAATCTATCAATGAGGGTAAGCTTCAAAAACTTTTTTGTTTTTCCTACCATTGAAGGAATTACCAAAAACCTTACAGGAAAAGAATATACCCCGATACCAAAAGCATCTCAACAAGAGAATTACCCGTTAGCTCCATCGCAGCAGAGACTTTGGGTACTGAGCCAATTGGAAGGTGGCTCAAAGGCCTATAATATGCCTGCAGTAGTTATCTTAAGAGGAGAGTTTAATAAAGCGTATTTTAAAAAAGCTTTTCAGTCCTTGATAGATAGACATGAAATCCTCAGAACCTCATTTAAATCAGATAAAGGAACGGGAGAAATCCGACAGTACATCACTCCAAAAGAAGAAATCCACTTTACCATAGAAGTGTTGGACTTTATAGACAAATCAGAATCAGAAGTAGAAGATTACTTACATTCGGCCAATAACGAAGCCTTCAATTTAGAAGAAAGTCCATTGGTAAGAGCTTTTTTACTGAAAAGAGGAAGTGAAGAATACCTTTTCTTTTTATCCATGCATCACATTATTGGCGATGGATGGTCAACAGAGGTACTGATATCGGAAGTCGTTAATAATTACAACAAACTTCTTAAAGAGTGTAATAAGGAGGAGGGCATTATTAGCTCAAATGGAGAGAAGGAAAAAGCACCACTAGCTATTCAATATAAAGATTATGCAGTATGGTTACAAGAAGAAATTAAGGGAGATGAATACCGGAACGCAGAAGCCTATTGGTTAAACCAGTTTGATGGTCAACTCCCTGTATTGGAATTACCAAGCTATAAAACAAGACCATTAATACAGACATATAATGGTAATAATATAAATCACTTATTCTCTCGAGAATTTACAGAGAAGCTCAAGCAGTATTCGGAGAAGCATGGGGTAACATTGTTCATTACCTTAATGGCTGGAATAAAGACATTGTTATATCGTTATACGGGACAAGACGATATTATTGTAGGTACACCGATAGCCGGAAGGGAACATCCTGATTTAGAGAATCAGATTGGACTTTACCTAAATACCCTTGCGATAAGAACAAGATTAGAAGAACATAATACTTTTGAATCTGTTCTTACTAAAGAAAAAGAAATTCTTCTGTCTGCATATGAACATCAACTTTATCCATTTGATGAGTTGGTGAGTAAACTTAATATAAAGAGGGATACTAGTCGATCAGCATTGTTTGATGTGTTAGTAGTATTCCAAAATCAGACTCAGTTACACTTAGGGAATACACAAAACAATATAAATGGTTTACAGGTAGAGAAATATGGTTATCATCGGAAGACTTCTCAGTTTGATATTAGCTATATGTTTGAGGAAGATGGAGGGCAACTAAGTCTTACCATAGAATACAATACAGACATTTATGATGATTTTCTCATCAAACGAATGTTTTCTCATTTTGAGAAGCTACTGAGAGTAATTGTAGATAACTCAACAAAGGAAATCTTTATAGAAGACATTGATTTTCTTACCAGAAAAGAGAGTTACGAACTCCTTTATGAGTTTAATGATACAAAAATAGATTACCCTAGCGATAAGACAATTGTCGGGTTGTTTGAAGAACAGGTTGAAAAAACACCAAGAAGTGTGGCGATAGTTTTTGAGAATAAAGAACTTACTTATTGGGAACTTAACGAGCATTCAAATCAGTTGGGTGATTACCTGAGAAAGAGCTATCACATAAAGCCTGACGATCTGGTAGCAATTAAGTTAGAAAGAAGTGAGCAGATGATCTTTGTAATCTGGGGAATCTTGAAATCAGGAGCAGCTTATGTTCCTATTGATCCGGAATATCCAACAGAAAGGATTGAATACATAGAGCAAGATGCCAATGCAAAAGTTACTATTGATGAAGCCTTTTTAAAAAGTTATCAGAAAGAGTTGGAGAAATCAGAAAATATTTACACAAAAGAAAATGTTCCGATTATAAGCAGACCGGATAGTTTAGTGTATGTAATTTATACTTCCGGAACTACCGGACAGCCCAAAGGGGTTTTGATTGAGAATCATTCTTTAATTAATCGTTTAGTGTGGATGCAAAAAGCATACTCCTTAACTTCAGAAGATACTTTGATACAAAAGACGACCTATTCTTTTGATGTCTCAGTATGGGAATTATTGTGGTGGGGTATTTATGGAGCTAAATTGTCCGTATTAACTTCGAAACATGAAAAAAGTCCTTTTGATATAATAGAGAACATCTATAAGAATAAGGTAACTGTAATTCATTTTGTTCCTTCTATGCTAATGAGATTCTTAATCTATTTAGATTCAAATAATAAATTTATAAAAAAAATAGATAGTTTACAACAAGTTTTTGTTAGTGGTGAAGCATTAACGATTCCCCAAAGGGATTTATTTTATAAAATTTTGCCTAACACTTCATTAATTAATCTGTATGGTCCTACAGAGGCAAGCATTGATGTGAGTTATTATGATTGCTCAGATTTTAATAGTGGAATAAGCATTCCAATTGGAAAGCCAATTGACAATATATCATTATATATTTTAGATAGTAAGTTGCAAATAAAAGAACACGGTTCATTTGGTAAACTCTATATCGCAGGAGTAGGTTTATCCCGTGGCTACTTAAACAAACCGGAACTGACTGCTGAAAAGTTTATAGATAATCCTTTTGAAGAAGGAACTAAGATGTATGATACGGGAGACTTGGCACGATGGCTGCCAGATGGCAATATTGAATATCTCGGCAGAAACGATTTCCAAGTAAAGATAAGGGGGTACAGGATAGAGTTAGGTGAGGTAGAAACCCATATTAACCAGTTTAATACAGCTATTAAGCAAGTCGTTGCTGATGCTAAAGAAGTCAACGGAGAAAAAGTGCTGGTAGCTTATTATGTGAAGAGCAAGGAAGCAAACATAGACAAAATTGAACTGAGAGAGTATCTCCAGGGTAAGCTTCCTGAATATATGGTACCGGGGTTTTTAGTAGAGTTGGATAGTATCCCATTAACACCGAATGGTAAAATAGACCGTAAGGCATTGCCGTGTGTGACAGGTGAAGATTTAATCAGAAGAGAATATGTTGCTCCAAGGAATGAAATTGAGGAGAAACTTGTAGAGATCTGGCAGGAAGTATTGGGAGTAGATAAAGTAGGAATTACAGATAACTTTTTTGAACTAGGTGGGCATAGTTTAATGGCTATAAAATTAACTCATTCTATTAATGAAGCTCTTAAAATAGATATAAATGTAAGTCAACTATTTGAACATAATACCATACAAAAAACAAATAACCTAATAAGCACTTTAAATTTAATTCATAATCTCTCACATAATCAACATGAAGAATCAGAATCTGAAACATTTACTATTTAA
- a CDS encoding TonB-dependent receptor domain-containing protein translates to MTNKVYSQFIITGKVEQTDKNKNQFTEVLLIDKDSIIVKNGLIEENGNFTLKINDTGVYTFKVKQFNHFLYNRNIQINSDFNLGTIVIENTKKIEEVIITSKKKLIERKIDRVVFNVENAIATAGGDALEALKITPGVKVRNDNISIIGKGAVSVMVDDRLIELKQEDLSNFLKSIAADNIKSIEVISTPPAKYDAVGNSGIINIKTKIAKRDSWNANAGMTYLQRSRSEGSGFANFNFNKGRWAISSALSYRQGGLKIDADDYAYFQDALWYTKSPQFVRSKRFSSKFGVDYTINNFWKTGIQYIANINRSKLPGQTSTDVLDYGSDTVLQQLQSNGNQNRKPNFNSINYYNEFKLDSLNRKIILNFDYFNYANQDDRYYEGNSATTTPYQQQFYNGFSLNSQNINNYSGKIDVEYPLKNINISFGGKIGTSKAKNDMDIFNSGLSDTPVISFPSNSTRFEYTEHIQALYASANKKFGDHWETQLGMRLEAMQTKSNSISLNQTNNYNYAKLFPSLFINYKSSENSSFALNYSRRIERPSFHELNPNQWYINPFQKLGGNPFLRPAFIDNIDLSYTYKALESKIYFSNEKNLFGQIALADPVTNEISFTNENYVNTKRWGISESYTFDKLKWWTSMNSLDISYVKAESFIPAIQRYQKGWSGRFSTNNDFILNKDKTFLFNVNYWYSPRSVDGKFYNIGAMGNLSASLQYVLMNKNLRISLKVNDILRTEKVRQSSTVNNVYQEGIYYMDNQYVQLSMSYKFGNQKIKSVKRATGNEEEINRTGN, encoded by the coding sequence TTGACAAACAAGGTATATAGTCAGTTTATAATAACCGGTAAAGTTGAACAAACTGATAAAAATAAAAATCAATTTACAGAAGTTCTTTTAATAGACAAAGATTCTATAATTGTAAAAAATGGATTAATTGAAGAGAACGGAAACTTTACTTTGAAAATAAACGATACAGGAGTTTATACATTTAAGGTAAAACAATTTAATCATTTCCTGTACAATCGTAATATTCAAATTAATTCAGATTTCAATTTGGGGACAATCGTGATTGAAAATACTAAAAAAATAGAAGAGGTTATCATCACAAGCAAAAAGAAACTGATTGAAAGAAAGATTGATCGTGTGGTTTTCAATGTCGAAAATGCCATTGCGACAGCAGGGGGGGACGCTCTTGAAGCTTTAAAAATTACTCCAGGTGTCAAAGTAAGAAACGATAATATATCAATTATTGGAAAAGGAGCAGTAAGTGTAATGGTAGACGATCGTTTAATAGAGCTGAAGCAAGAGGATCTGAGTAATTTTTTAAAATCTATTGCTGCAGATAATATCAAAAGTATAGAAGTAATCTCTACTCCGCCTGCAAAATATGACGCTGTCGGTAATAGCGGAATTATAAATATTAAAACAAAAATAGCCAAAAGAGATTCGTGGAATGCTAATGCAGGAATGACTTATTTACAAAGAAGTCGTTCAGAAGGGTCGGGATTTGCAAATTTCAACTTTAATAAAGGAAGATGGGCTATATCATCAGCATTAAGCTATAGACAGGGTGGATTGAAGATTGACGCTGATGACTATGCTTATTTTCAAGATGCTTTATGGTACACAAAATCTCCTCAATTTGTTCGTTCTAAGCGATTCAGTTCTAAATTTGGTGTAGATTATACAATTAATAATTTTTGGAAGACAGGGATTCAGTATATTGCCAATATCAATAGATCTAAACTTCCTGGACAAACCTCTACAGATGTTCTGGATTACGGTTCAGACACTGTTCTTCAACAACTACAATCCAATGGTAATCAAAACAGAAAACCCAATTTTAATTCTATTAATTATTATAATGAGTTTAAGCTTGATTCATTAAACAGAAAAATTATTTTAAATTTTGATTATTTCAATTATGCCAATCAGGATGATCGTTATTATGAGGGGAACTCAGCTACTACAACACCTTATCAACAACAATTTTATAATGGTTTTAGTCTTAATTCTCAAAATATTAATAATTATTCTGGAAAAATAGATGTTGAATACCCTTTGAAAAATATAAACATCAGCTTTGGAGGAAAAATAGGTACTTCAAAAGCCAAAAATGACATGGATATCTTTAACAGTGGTTTATCCGATACTCCTGTTATAAGTTTTCCATCAAATTCGACAAGGTTTGAATACACAGAACATATCCAGGCTTTATATGCTTCTGCAAATAAGAAATTTGGGGATCATTGGGAAACACAGCTTGGGATGAGGCTGGAAGCCATGCAAACAAAATCGAATTCAATAAGCCTTAATCAGACCAATAATTATAATTATGCCAAATTATTTCCCAGTTTATTCATCAATTATAAATCTTCTGAGAACTCCTCTTTCGCATTAAATTATAGCAGAAGAATTGAACGTCCAAGCTTTCATGAATTAAATCCTAATCAATGGTATATAAATCCTTTTCAGAAACTTGGTGGAAATCCTTTTTTAAGACCTGCATTTATTGATAATATCGATTTATCATATACCTACAAAGCGTTGGAAAGTAAAATTTACTTTTCAAACGAAAAAAATCTCTTTGGCCAAATTGCGCTGGCAGATCCAGTAACCAATGAGATCTCATTCACTAATGAAAACTATGTAAACACAAAAAGATGGGGAATATCCGAAAGCTACACCTTTGATAAGCTGAAATGGTGGACCTCTATGAATAGTTTAGATATCAGCTATGTAAAAGCGGAGTCTTTTATTCCTGCCATTCAAAGGTATCAGAAAGGCTGGAGCGGGCGATTTTCTACCAATAATGATTTTATTTTAAACAAGGATAAGACATTTCTATTTAATGTAAATTATTGGTATAGCCCCAGAAGTGTTGACGGTAAGTTTTATAATATTGGAGCCATGGGGAATCTTTCCGCCTCTTTGCAATATGTTTTGATGAATAAGAATTTAAGGATTTCATTGAAAGTAAACGATATTCTGAGAACAGAAAAGGTACGTCAAAGCTCTACAGTGAATAATGTCTATCAAGAAGGTATTTATTATATGGATAACCAATATGTACAACTCAGTATGAGTTATAAGTTTGGGAATCAAAAAATAAAGTCTGTAAAAAGAGCTACCGGCAATGAGGAGGAAATAAACAGAACAGGTAATTAA
- the nusG gene encoding transcription termination/antitermination protein NusG, producing MNFIKGWYVIYTKSRYEKKTAQVLTEQNFKVYLPLNKTISQWSDRKKKVEKPLFSSYVFIYLETIKDYLRALAIDGVVVFIKFGDRLVRVLDEEINRIKLFLNEFSEVELRGSLEIKVGEKKKITSGPFENYECEIIKIDNKEKICVRIESLKHSILAEMHSYHLI from the coding sequence ATGAATTTCATTAAAGGATGGTATGTCATCTATACCAAATCACGCTACGAAAAAAAAACCGCACAGGTACTAACTGAGCAAAATTTCAAAGTGTATTTACCACTTAATAAAACAATCTCTCAATGGAGCGATCGTAAAAAGAAAGTAGAGAAGCCTCTTTTTAGTTCTTACGTTTTCATTTATTTGGAGACCATAAAAGATTATTTACGAGCGCTGGCAATTGATGGGGTGGTTGTATTCATTAAGTTTGGAGATAGATTAGTTCGTGTTCTTGATGAAGAAATAAATAGAATTAAATTATTTCTTAATGAATTTTCAGAGGTTGAACTTAGAGGCTCACTTGAGATTAAAGTTGGAGAGAAGAAGAAAATTACCTCAGGGCCTTTTGAAAATTATGAATGTGAAATCATAAAAATAGATAATAAGGAAAAAATTTGCGTAAGAATTGAGTCCTTAAAGCATAGTATTTTAGCTGAAATGCACTCCTATCATTTAATTTAA